In Populus trichocarpa isolate Nisqually-1 chromosome 7, P.trichocarpa_v4.1, whole genome shotgun sequence, the following proteins share a genomic window:
- the LOC7465564 gene encoding pentatricopeptide repeat-containing protein At5g67570, chloroplastic, producing the protein MEAAIASSSSSLPQFEPNIEAIKRRLLKRGVYPTPKIVHNLRKKEIQKHNRKLNKDVEFQRQALFVLEEESHFQALKHEYKEFNKAISEERRGESGGGLLVGKPWERIERVKLKEIGSGSREFNGGKLKRENLRQLKEVFEGNLKWVFDDDIDVEDSDWLRSGSEEKWDPAKRWRGEGEAIRFLVDRLSCREVSVKDWKLAKIMKQSGLRFSEGQLLKIVEELGNKGKWSQAMAVVEWVYNDKERRDCKSRFVYTKLLSVLGKERRAQEALSIFNLMREDRRIYPDMAAYHSIAVTLGQTGLLKELVKVIECMRQKPSKRINKMLNKNWDPVLEPDLVIYNAILNACVPSQQWKGVSWVFQQLRRSGLKPNGATYGLAMEVMLLSGKYKSVHEYFRKMKKSGESLKALTYKVLVRAFWEEGRVNEAVEAVRDMEQRGVVGAASVYYELACCLCYNGRWQDAMLEVEKMKRLRYKKPLEVSLTGMIASSMDGGHIDNCISIFEHMKAHCVPNIGTINTMLKVYSRSDLFSEAKELFEDIKGVDHSGTTIIPDGYTYSSMLEVSARALQWEYFEYVYKEMSFSGYQLDQIKHAPLLVEASRSGKNHLLEHAFDEILEAGEIPHPLLFTEMVFQATAQENYERAVTLINTMAHASFQISERQWTDLFEKNGEKISQDSLEKLLDAVGHCRMASEVTVSNLSRSLRSLCRPGSSGDLPRTNSCIEDTDDTHINTNSGEIAGNRSAYMLTTSASMVDGNLELDEDTFVNKTSITPDMSLVNNSSTNREGDDPEAASSTGNSVNGLDVATNLLVKRDVFADDVASGASTDCLDKKLSNILLEESEKDAEEVELEIGTTEANDLYRSELPSAHAILDVWKESRKKG; encoded by the exons ATGGAAGCTGCAATAGCTTCTTCCTCATCTTCTCTACCCCAATTCGAACCAAACATTGAAGCCATAAAACGAAGGCTACTGAAAAGAGGGGTGTACCCAACTCCCAAAATAGTCCATAATCTCCGCAAGAAAGAAATCCAAAAGCACAACCGCAAACTCAACAAAGATGTTGAATTCCAAAGACAAGCCCTTTTTGTTTTAGAAGAAGAATCCCATTTTCAAGCTTTAAAACATGAATACAAAGAGTTTAATAAGGCAATAAGTGAGGAAAGAAGGGGTGAGAGTGGAGGGGGTTTGTTAGTGGGGAAGCCATGGGAGAGAATAGAGAGAGTGAAGTTGAAAGAGATTGGTAGTGGAAGTAGGGAGTTTAATGGAGGTAAGTTAAAGAGAGAGAATTTGAGACAGTTGAAGGAGGTTTTTGAGGGTAATTTGAAGTGGGTTTttgatgatgatattgatgtgGAAGACAGTGATTGGTTGAGAAGTGGTAGTGAAGAGAAATGGGACCCTGCGAAGCGGTGGCGTGGAGAAGGGGAGGCAATTCGGTTTCTTGTTGATAG GTTAAGTTGCAGGGAGGTAAGTGTAAAGGATTGGAAGTTAGCCAAGATAATGAAGCAGTCAGGGTTGAGGTTTAGTGAAGGTCAGTTGCTGAAGATTGTGGAGGAACTTGGGAACAAAGGTAAATGGTCACAGGCAATGGCTGTTGTGGAATGGGTGTATAATGACAAGGAACGTAGAGATTGTAAGAGCAG GTTTGTTTACACAAAACTCTTGTCAGTTCTTGGGAAGGAAAGGAGGGCCCAGGAAGCACTTAGCATTTTTAATCTGATGCGT GAAGACCGCAGAATATATCCTGATATGGCTGCATATCACAGTATTGCTGTTACACTCGGCCAAACTGGTCTTCTGAAAGAGTTGGTGAAAGTTATTGAATGCATGAGGCAGAAACCTTCTAAACGAATCAATAAAATGCTTAACAAGAACTGGGACCCAGTCCTTGAACCAGATCTGGTTATATATAATGCT ATACTGAATGCTTGTGTTCCATCCCAGCAGTGGAAAGGTGTATCATGGGTTTTTCAACAGTTGAGAAGAAGTGGTCTTAAACCCAATGGAGCAACGTATGGATTAGCAATGGAG GTAATGCTGCTTTCTGGAAAGTACAAATCTGTCCATGAGTACTtcaggaaaatgaagaaaagcgGGGAATCTCTAAAAGCCCTTACATACAAAG TTCTTGTGAGAGCGTTTTGGGAGGAAGGTAGAGTCAATGAAGCTGTGGAAGCAGTGAGGGACATGGAACAAAGAGGAGTAGTTGGAGCAGCCAGCGTATATTATGAGCTAGCTTGCTGCCTTTGCTACAATGGGAGGTGGCAAGATGCTATGCTAGAG gttgagaaaatgaaaagactCCGTTATAAGAAGCCTTTGGAGGTATCTCTCACTGGAATGATAGCGTCTTCTATGGATGGTGGGCATATTGATAATTGCATATCTATCTTTGAACACATGAAAGCCCATTGTGTCCCTAACATTGGGACCATAAACACTATGCTGAAAGTTTATAGCCGAAGTGATTTGTTCTCTGAAGCTAAGGAGTTGTTTGAGGACATTAAGGGAGTTGATCATAGTGGCACTACCATTATACCAGATGGGTACACGTACAGTTCAATGCTTGAGGTATCTGCTCGTGCACTCCAATGGGAATACTTTGAGTATGTTTACAAGGAGATGTCTTTCTCTGGGTATCAGCTAGATCAAATTAAACATGCGCCATTGCTTGTGGAAGCATCTAGATCTGGAAAG AATCATCTTCTGGAGCATGCATTTGATGAAATTTTGGAAGCTGGAGAAATCCCTCATCCACTGCTCTTCACTGAAATGGTATTTCAAGCCACAGCTCAAGAGAATTATGAGAGGGCTGTCACTCTTATTAACACCATGGCTCATGCCTCATTTCAAATTAGTGAAAGGCAGTGGACAGATCTTTTCgagaaaaatggagaaaaaatcaGTCAGGATAGTTTAGAGAAGCTGTTGGATGCAGTTGGTCATTGTCGTATGGCATCAGAGGTCACAGTCTCTAACTTGTCAAGATCATTGCGGTCTCTATGCAGGCCTGGCTCATCAGGAGATTTACCCCGCACCAATTCTTGCATTGAAGACACTGATGATACTCATATCAATACTAACAGTGGGGAAATTGCAGGCAATAGGAGCGCATATATGCTAACCACTTCTGCAAGTATGGTAGATGGAAATCTCGAGCTGGATGAGGATACTTTTGTTAATAAAACTAGCATCACTCCAGATATGTCCCTTGTTAATAACAGTAGTACCAACAGAGAGGGTGATGATCCGGAAGCAGCCTCTAGCACTGGAAACTCTGTTAATGGCCTGGATGTAGCCACAAACCTATTAGTGAAGAGGGATGTTTTTGCTGATGATGTGGCATCTGGTGCTTCTACTGATTGTTTAGACAAGAAgctctcaaatattttattagaagaGTCTGAGAAAGATGCTGAAGAGGTAGAGCTTGAAATAGGAACAACGGAAGCTAATGATCTGTATAGATCTGAATTGCCCTCAGCTCATGCCATACTAGATGTTTGGAAGGAAAGCAGGAAAAAAGGATAG